Proteins from a genomic interval of Ciona intestinalis chromosome 9, KH, whole genome shotgun sequence:
- the ciaxp66.0 gene encoding axonemal p66.0 (The RefSeq protein has 1 substitution compared to this genomic sequence), with protein sequence MQRAASRRSESSEQEMDGLAEAELAKLQRQYRIMDGDRKAYCEESQNIIRRQRAQIASLQEEREEIQTNLLLAQSAQNTKKDSNNMEELCNLLSEQDSYERLIKEETEAVRALDTEIRQIETKINTQHKSMGGVHSSHLRHVGTQKQIRVLENRLDKATVEFNKLLTSNSRLREEIDHLRSQRAVFDGLHKKLTKELGDQKRVMGEIIEQSTQAYDQRDDAQAKMMALKERNEKDLLQYNMEYKELMRIIDHDAKLKLFMNMKSQERSELEEEEAAKRRAGEEDKAEKTAEETMETYQKAFEKIQEVTGEGDIYLLVSRFIETEDKNFALFNYVNELNNELELIQEQIDDVRMQIEQFKNEGVQHQVERQNILKGLEEKLRKTTKEADMFDKQLKATEKILDQLKAGIESVFGKINCNRSTISDMLGDNDAVNENNMMQYLGIIEQKTNELLQIHTYLQLKELENKPEGTPGTSPITTAALLGGPAAPPILAPIHIVPPSTEDDRDDDGGDSGEESVDFDRPLTQHELKARVMRNVAKKDLAGSNAVAGTKRPDKQMSTSEKTPRLSDAKKKPSK encoded by the exons ATGCAGCGAGCAGCAAGCAGAAGATCCGAGTCCTCGGAACAGGAAATGGATGGACTTGCTGAGGCTGAGTTGGCAAAGTTACAGCGTCAATATCGAATCATGGACGGCGATAGAAAGGCTTACTGTGAGGAATCCCAAAACATTATTCGAAGACAAAGGGCACAGATAGCATCACTTCAG gaaGAAAGAGAAGAAATTCAGACTAATCTGCTTTTAGCCCAGTCTGCTCAAAACACGAAAAAAGATTCCAACAACATGGAAGAGCTTTGTAATCTTTTGTCGGAGCAAGATTCTTATGAAAGATTAATTAAGGAGGAGACTGAAGCTGTTCGTGCCCTGGATACTGAGATACGGCAAATTGAAACTAAGATTAACACCCAGCATAAAAGCATGGGAGGGGTTCATTCCAGCCACTTGAGgcatgttggtacacaaaaGCAAATACGAGTTCTTGAAAATCGACTTGACAAAGCAACTGTGGAGTTCAACAAACTTCTAACAAGCAACTCTAAACTGAGAGAGGAAATTGATCATTTGCGTTCACAGAGAGCTGTGTTTGATGGTCTGCATAAAAAGTTAACAAAGGAACTGGGTGATCAGAAACGTGTAATGGGAGAAATTATTGAACAATCTACCCAg gCTTATGACCAACGGGATGACGCACAAGCCAAAATGATGGCTCTTAAggaaagaaatgaaaaagatTTATTGCAATACAACATGGAGTACAAGGAGCTGATGAGAATAATTGACCACGATGCAAAGCTTAAGTTGTTCATGAATATGAAATCACAAGAACGAAGCGAACTTGAGGAAGAAGAAGCAGCTAAACGACGTGCAGGGGAAGAGGATAAAGCTGAAAAAACAGCAGAAGAAACTATGGAGACATATCAAAAAGCTTTCGAGAAAATTCAAGAAGTCACTGGTGAAGGTGACATCTATTTGCTTGTCAGTCGATTTATTGAGACTGAGGATAAAAACTTCGCCTTGTTTAATTATGTTAATGAGCTAAACAACGAGTTGGAGTTGATTCAGGAGCAAATTGATGACGTGCGAATGCAGATCGAACAGTTCAAAAATGAAGGAGTCCAACATCAGGTTGAACGGCAGAACATCCTGAAAGGACTTGAAGAAAAACTAAGAAAAACCACAAAGGAAGCAGATATGTTTGACAA ACAACTTAAAGCAACTGAGAAAATTCTGGATCAGTTGAAGGCTGGAATTGAATCCGTGTTTGGCAAAATCAACTGCAACAGATCCACCATATCAGATATGCTTGGAGATAATGATGCTGTCAACGAGAACAACATGATGCAGTATCTGGGAATCATTGAACAGAAAACCAATGAGTTACTTCAGATCCACACCTATCTTCAACTGAAAGAGCTTGAAAATAAACCTGAGGGAACACCAGGAACTTCTCCTATTACAACTGCAGCTTTATTAGGGGGACCGGCAGCTCCTCCCATTCTTGCTCCGATCCATATCGTTCCTCCATCAACTGAGGATGACCGAGACGATGATGGTGGGGATTCAGGAGAAGAGTCGGTTGATTTTGATCGACCTCTGACCCAGCATGAGCTAAAGGCTCGTGTTATGCGAAATGTCGCGAAAAAAGACCTCGCTGGATCAAACGCAGTTGCTGGTACCAAACGTCCGGACAAACAAATGTCAACGTCTGAAAAAACGCCCCGTCTTTCCGATGCTAAGAAGAAGCCATCCAAATAA
- the foxh-a gene encoding transcription factor protein (The RefSeq protein has 11 substitutions, 2 frameshifts compared to this genomic sequence): METNDSTTISSGNENGRRRRKLVKRRTNYDKKYRRYEKPPYSYVGLIALAIQNSTTKMLKLSDILLRISTMFPFFKGEYQGWRDSVRHNLSQNKCFKKVLPDPSRPHSKGNYWTVDIASIPPEKLKRQNTSVSRNVAPGFTYAKHLTDIFDLESGKLKSMVSKVDVCNFHDDQHSLADNLISTIHKDVAGNSPVESSCSINEEVTGEVYTVPHHIPSSSNILDEHGVVCWKSHSQKCMNDKRRFENVQADSSNHSDNRTATIGHQFNEISHKPYETPHEQNKTPFPGSTGLDASNGLTLFSLVNSLKETDSLIAPNKKPFFKQPPSILPSMLHPTAKPILLSSTDQTVGPEGPPNITWTSSNALPIFYGYFPAPHDVNLLHNKGQDSTSGTPRHHGPYRDQTEFLLDQASILANYSSNTNQISDQFNKSALPMDGLLQVPNQYTATRSDYLTMYR; this comes from the exons ATGGAGACAAATGACTCGACAACAATTAGTTCGGGAAACGAAAATGGCCGAAGGCGTCGGAAACTTTNNNNNNNNNNNNNNNNNNNNNNNNNNNNNNNNNNNNNNNNNNNNNNNNNNTAATTATGATAAAAGTAAGATATTTAATATTCACCAAAACGGTTTTTTTCCTCATTAAACTT TCTCTATATTTTA TATCGCAGATACGAGAAACCGCCATATTCGTATGTTGGACTGATCGCTCTCGCAATTCAAAACTCTACAACTAAAATGCTTAAACTGTCTGACATTCTTTTACGCATAAGTACGatgtttccattttttaag GGAGAATATCAAGGTTGGAGAGATTCCGTGCGACACAATCTTTctcaaaataaatgttttaaaaag GTTTTACCCGATCCATCCCGACCCCATTCCAAAGGAAACTATTGGACAGTTGATATCGCTTCAATACCACCGGAAAAATTAAAGCGACAAAATACCTCGGTTTCGCGGAACGTAGCTCCTGGATTTACATATGCGAA GCACCTGACAGATATATTTGACTTGGAGAGCGGAAAACTTAAATCCATGGTGAGCAAAGTTGACGTTTGTAATTTCCATGATGATCAACATTCTTTGGCAGACAATCTTatatcaaccatacataaag ATGTTGCAGGAAACTCAGCCGTTGAGAGTTCGTGTTCGATAAACGAAGAAGTCACAGGTGAAGTTTACACTGTACCGCATCATATACCATCGTCCTCCAATATATTAGATGAGCACGGCGTTGTATGTTGGAAGTCTCATTCACAAAAGTGCATGAATGACAagag aAGATTTGAAAAAGTTCAAGCCGACAGCAGCAATCATAGTGACAACCGAACGGCAACCATTGGTCATCAATTCAATGAAATTTCTCATAAACCATACGAAACACcacatgaacaaaataaaacaccttttCCTGGTTCCACCGGTTTAGACGCATCAAACGggttaactctattttctttgGTAAATTCTTTGAAGGAAACCGATTCACTAATTGCACCAAACAAGAAACCGTTTTTTAAACAGCCGCCATCAATTTTACCATCCATGTTACACCCAACTGCAAAACCCATCTTATTATCAAGTACTGATCAAACAGTTGGGCCAGAAGGTCCGCCGAATATAACATGGACGTCCTCGAACGCACTGCCGATATGTTACGGTTATTTCCCAGCGCCACATGATGTCAACTTACTTCACAACAAAGGACAGGATTCAACAAGTGGTACTCCTCGGCATCATGGTCCATACAGAGACCAAACTGAGTTCTTGTTGGACCAGGCATCTATTTTGGCCAACTACAGTTCAAACACGAATCAGATTAGCGACCAGTTTAATAAATCAGCTCTGCCGATGGATGGTTTATTGCAGGTTCCAAACCAATATACCGCGACAAGATCTGATTATTTAACAATGTATAGATAG